A region of Paralichthys olivaceus isolate ysfri-2021 chromosome 24, ASM2471397v2, whole genome shotgun sequence DNA encodes the following proteins:
- the filip1l gene encoding filamin A-interacting protein 1-like isoform X1 yields the protein MRSRSNSLEDITKAKLVQADTRKRSAEREEPSGRAERRSRYREPPDDTGTIQRNHKTAKNSSCSGGSSSSSGATKAGRREKGRDLSRDDLVFLLSLLEGELQARDEVITVLKAEKIDLALLEAKYGFVTPQKVLQALQRDAIQGKSDDFQEDIYERPMVELDKLVEKQRETHRRMLEQLLMVEQSHKQALYKLEDEKRNHGEFMKKSDEFTNLLEQERERLKLLIDQEKAYQERKDGENDKKVTGLKEELTKLKSFALMVVDEQQRLTEQLNQQTAKVQELSASASQAQEELSSANARLQEEEQKVFRLESELRDQSCRYHLEQETMTAKLTSEDAQSRQLRQKMSTLSRQLDELEETNKTLRRAEEELQELRDKISRGECGNSSLMSELEELRKRVLEMEGKDEELIRMEDHCRDLNKKLEKEANQSRSLKAEVDKLNHRIMDLEKLEDAFSKSKQECSSLKGNLEKERTVSKVLTSELEVLKVRVKDLEAAETQLGKAELTLREDLTKLKTLTVMLVDERKAMAEKLKQMENKVQNSTGKLQAEQDKVTSVTEKLIEESKKALRSKAELEEKMCSATKERDDLKAKLRLEEEKSMDLDSKINMMKKRMQSMETKEREYLRNKAKEEHIKTPIANRFQQEDNKVQDLTQEVERLRRKLKDMKVVEGDSSKTEEFESLEKRLTNEQEKAKALMEELEISRKELSQYQLAEKKECNQEHVLYRRLKDEEAKSSHLSREVAALKEKIHEYMGTEESICRMKTDHSSLQRKLTQQEVRNKELAREMETLTRELERYRRFSKSLRPGMNGRRFSDLHVATKEVQTEPQDLMSPNCKAVAPLERAVVNGKLYDGSEPEDNANYSNELQLSKCSPSLMNNVNNLNNNMRRARVPFLKNKDTPHQVNGKVQPRQNGNHVQPGDVVLTHSPGQPLHIKVTPDHGHNRATLEITSPTTENTQSFTSTAVIPTSGGPPKQRITIIQNASLSPTAKSISPTTKSKGSPLSDELCSPDRALSPFTMATYSRAMTPDSCGSDTPDRAMSPIQIVSVTTGTPDRSLSTEPVEVLGGHAVFRVTPERQSSWQVQRSNSSGPNVITTEDNKIHIHLGSPFIQSISTPTQTLSPCHTPGLQEQRTQVLANCSTPTAKGNSKITSSIMIKPTSTPIQRPSQITIPLEAFRRSGPTRIPKPKSYSAQKGTNGTAANPGQQNKSHLTTGKEQHTHMPAANNNNPNLVNRKL from the exons ATGCGATCCCGCAGCAACAGCCTGGAGGATATAACCAAGGCCAAGCTAGTGCAGGCAGACACACGCAAGCGATCTGCCGAACGAGAGGAGCCTTCGGGAAGGGCCGAGCGCCGCAGCAGATACCGCGAGCCGCCAGATGACACCGGCACCATCCAGCGGAATCACAAAACGGCCAAGAATAGCTCCTGCTCCGgcgggagcagcagcagcagtggtgccACGAAGGCCGGTCGCAGGGAGAAGGGCAGGGACCTCTCCCGGGATGACCTCGTCTTTCTGCTGAGCTTACTGGAAGGAGAGCTACAG GCCAGAGATGAAGTGATCACAGTCCTGAAAGCAGAGAAAATTGACTTGGCCCTGCTGGAGGCCAAATATGGCTTTGTCACACCACAGAAGGTCCTGCAGGCTCTGCAGAGAGACGCCATCCAGGGCAAGTCTGACGACTTCCAGGAGGACATTTATGAGAGGCCCATGGTTGAG CTGGATAAGTTGGTGGAGAAGCAGAGGGAGACGCACCGGCGGATGCTGGAGCAGCTGCTGATGGTGGAGCAGTCGCACAAACAGGCCCTGTACAAGCTGGAGGACGAGAAGAGGAACCACGGCGAGTTCATGAAGAAGAGCGACGAGTTCACCAACCTGCTGGAGCAAGAGCGCGAGAG gttGAAGCTGTTAATTGACCAGGAGAAGGCGTACCAAGAACGAAAAGACGGAGAGAACGACAAAAAGGTCACGGgtctgaaggaggagctgacAAAACTCAAGTCGTTTGCGTTGATGGTCGTGGATGAACAGCAGCGTCTCACCGAGCAGCTGAATCAACAAACGGCTAAAGTCCAAGAACTAAGTGCCAGTGCCTCACAAGCCCAGGAGGAGCTCAGCTCAGCTAATGCCCGtctgcaggaagaggagcaaaAGGTCTTTCGCTTGGAGTCTGAGCTACGTGACCAATCTTGTCGATACCATCTGGAGCAAGAGACCATGACTGCCAAATTGACCAGCGAGGATGCCCAAAGCAGGCAGCTGCGCCAGAAAATGTCAACTCTCAGCAGGCAGCTGGATGAGCTGGAGGAGACCAACAAGACCCTGCGCCGAGCTGAGGAGGAACTGCAGGAGCTCAGGGATAAAATTAGCCGCGGCGAGTGTGGAAACTCCAGCCTTATGTCTGAGCTTGAAGAACTACGTAAGAGGGTCCTTGAAATGGAGGGAAAGGATGAAGAGTTGATCAGAATGGAGGACCACTGCCGGGACCTCAACAAGAAACTGGAGAAAGAGGCCAATCAAAGCCGAAGTCTGAAGGCTGAAGTCGATAAACTGAACCACAGAATTATGGACTTAGAGAAATTAGAGGATGCGTTCAGCAAGAGTAAACAAGAGTGCAGCTCACTTAAAGGTAACCTGGAGAAGGAGAGGACAGTGTCAAAGGTTCTGACTAGTGAGCTGGAAGTCTTAAAAGTCAGGGTGAAAGATCTGGAGGCAGCTGAAACCCAACTGGGAAAAGCGGAGCTGACACTGAGGGAAGATCTAACAAAGTTAAAGACTCTCACAGTCATGCTAGTGGATGAGAGGAAAGCTATGGCGGAGAAGCTTAAGCAAATGGAGAACAAGGTCCAGAACAGCACCGGCAAACTTCAGGCTGAGCAGGACAAAGTTACATCAGTCACAGAGAAGCTAATTGAGGAGAGTAAGAAAGCACTGAGGTCGAaggctgagctggaggagaaaatgTGCAGTGCGACAAAGGAAAGGGATGACTTGAAGGCCAAGTTGAGGCTCGAGGAGGAAAAAAGCATGGATTTGGATTCAAAGATAAACATGATGAAGAAACGGATGCAATCCATGGAGACCAAAGAAAGGGAATACCTGAGGAACAAAGCTAAAGAGGAGCACATCAAAACACCTATTGCTAACCGCTTCCAACAGGAAGATAACAAAGTTCAGGATTTGACGCAGGAAGTGGAACGCCTCAGACGCAAATTGAAGGACATGAAGGTGGTCGAGGGTGATTCATCAAAAACAGAGGAGTTTGAATCACTGGAGAAAAGACTCACCAACGAACAAGAGAAGGCAAAGGCCTTGATGGAGGAGCTGGAAATATCCAGAAAAGAACTTTCACAGTATCAACTGGCGGAAAAGAAAGAGTGCAACCAAGAGCATGTTCTTTATAGGCGCTTGAAGGACGAGGAGGCAAAGTCCAGTCATCTGAGCAGAGAGGTGGCAGCCTTGAAAGAGAAGATACACGAATACATGGGGACAGAGGAGTCCATTTGTCGCATGAAAACTGACCACTCATCACTGCAAAGAAAACTGACCCAGCAGGAGGTCAGAAACAAAGAACTGGCCAGAGAAATGGAGACGCTCACTCGAGAGCTTGAAAGATATAGGCGATTCAGCAAAAGTCTCCGCCCTGGGATGAACGGAAGACGCTTTTCTGACCTTCATGTTGCCACAAAGGAAGTTCAGACAGAGCCACAAGACCTCATGTCTCCCAACTGCAAAGCAGTGGCACCACTGGAGCGTGCCGTGGTGAACGGCAAACTGTATGACGGGAGCGAACCGGAAGATAATGCAAATTACAGTAACGAGCTTCAGCTATCCAAATGCAGCCCCTCACTTATGAATAACGTGAATAACCTAAACAACAACATGAGAAGAGCACGAGTCCCAttcctgaaaaacaaagacacccCCCATCAGGTGAATGGCAAAGTGCAACCGCGGCAGAATGGCAATCACGTCCAGCCCGGAGATGTCGTTCTGACCCACAGTCCTGGGCAGCCTCTGCACATTAAAGTGACTCCTGACCACGGACACAACAGAGCAACGCTCGAGATCACCAGCCCAACCACAGAAAACACCCAGTCATTCACCAGCACTGCCGTCATACCCACAAGTGGAGGTCCACCCAAACAGAGAATTACCATTATTCAGAATGCTTCCCTATCCCCTACTGCAAAATCCATCTCCCCAACAACAAAATCTAAAGGTTCCCCATTGTCCGATGAGCTGTGTTCACCAGATCGGGCCCTCTCGCCTTTCACTATGGCCACGTACTCCAGAGCAATGACCCCAGACTCTTGTGGCTCCGACACACCAGACAGAGCCATGTCACCGATACAAATCGTGTCTGTCACAACTGGCACCCCTGACCGCTCCCTCTCCACGGAGCCAGTGGAGGTTTTGGGAGGGCACGCCGTCTTCCGCGTGACCCCTGAAAGGCAGAGCAGCTGGCAGGTCCAGAGGTCCAACAGCTCAGGACCAAACGTCATCACCACAGAAGACAACAAAATTCACATTCACCTAGGCAGTCCTTTCATTCAGAGCATCAGCACCCCGACACAAACGCTGAGTCCATGCCACACGCCCGGACTCCAAGAGCAAAGGACTCAGGTGCTTGCAAACTGCAGTACTCCTACTGCCAAAGGCAACAGCAAAATCACAAGTAGCATCATGATTAAACCCACCTCCACCCCAATCCAAAGGCCATCACAAATTACA ATACCTCTAGAAGCATTCCGACGATCAGGACCTACAAGAATCCCCAAACCGAAAAGCTACAGCGCCCAGAAAGGGACAAACGGCACGGCTGCGAATCCAGGACAGCAGAACAAGAGTCATCTCACCACAGGGaaagagcagcacacacacatgccggcagcaaacaacaacaaccccaATCTAGTGAATCGcaaactgtga
- the filip1l gene encoding filamin A-interacting protein 1-like isoform X2, whose translation MVVDEQQRLTEQLNQQTAKVQELSASASQAQEELSSANARLQEEEQKVFRLESELRDQSCRYHLEQETMTAKLTSEDAQSRQLRQKMSTLSRQLDELEETNKTLRRAEEELQELRDKISRGECGNSSLMSELEELRKRVLEMEGKDEELIRMEDHCRDLNKKLEKEANQSRSLKAEVDKLNHRIMDLEKLEDAFSKSKQECSSLKGNLEKERTVSKVLTSELEVLKVRVKDLEAAETQLGKAELTLREDLTKLKTLTVMLVDERKAMAEKLKQMENKVQNSTGKLQAEQDKVTSVTEKLIEESKKALRSKAELEEKMCSATKERDDLKAKLRLEEEKSMDLDSKINMMKKRMQSMETKEREYLRNKAKEEHIKTPIANRFQQEDNKVQDLTQEVERLRRKLKDMKVVEGDSSKTEEFESLEKRLTNEQEKAKALMEELEISRKELSQYQLAEKKECNQEHVLYRRLKDEEAKSSHLSREVAALKEKIHEYMGTEESICRMKTDHSSLQRKLTQQEVRNKELAREMETLTRELERYRRFSKSLRPGMNGRRFSDLHVATKEVQTEPQDLMSPNCKAVAPLERAVVNGKLYDGSEPEDNANYSNELQLSKCSPSLMNNVNNLNNNMRRARVPFLKNKDTPHQVNGKVQPRQNGNHVQPGDVVLTHSPGQPLHIKVTPDHGHNRATLEITSPTTENTQSFTSTAVIPTSGGPPKQRITIIQNASLSPTAKSISPTTKSKGSPLSDELCSPDRALSPFTMATYSRAMTPDSCGSDTPDRAMSPIQIVSVTTGTPDRSLSTEPVEVLGGHAVFRVTPERQSSWQVQRSNSSGPNVITTEDNKIHIHLGSPFIQSISTPTQTLSPCHTPGLQEQRTQVLANCSTPTAKGNSKITSSIMIKPTSTPIQRPSQITIPLEAFRRSGPTRIPKPKSYSAQKGTNGTAANPGQQNKSHLTTGKEQHTHMPAANNNNPNLVNRKL comes from the exons ATGGTCGTGGATGAACAGCAGCGTCTCACCGAGCAGCTGAATCAACAAACGGCTAAAGTCCAAGAACTAAGTGCCAGTGCCTCACAAGCCCAGGAGGAGCTCAGCTCAGCTAATGCCCGtctgcaggaagaggagcaaaAGGTCTTTCGCTTGGAGTCTGAGCTACGTGACCAATCTTGTCGATACCATCTGGAGCAAGAGACCATGACTGCCAAATTGACCAGCGAGGATGCCCAAAGCAGGCAGCTGCGCCAGAAAATGTCAACTCTCAGCAGGCAGCTGGATGAGCTGGAGGAGACCAACAAGACCCTGCGCCGAGCTGAGGAGGAACTGCAGGAGCTCAGGGATAAAATTAGCCGCGGCGAGTGTGGAAACTCCAGCCTTATGTCTGAGCTTGAAGAACTACGTAAGAGGGTCCTTGAAATGGAGGGAAAGGATGAAGAGTTGATCAGAATGGAGGACCACTGCCGGGACCTCAACAAGAAACTGGAGAAAGAGGCCAATCAAAGCCGAAGTCTGAAGGCTGAAGTCGATAAACTGAACCACAGAATTATGGACTTAGAGAAATTAGAGGATGCGTTCAGCAAGAGTAAACAAGAGTGCAGCTCACTTAAAGGTAACCTGGAGAAGGAGAGGACAGTGTCAAAGGTTCTGACTAGTGAGCTGGAAGTCTTAAAAGTCAGGGTGAAAGATCTGGAGGCAGCTGAAACCCAACTGGGAAAAGCGGAGCTGACACTGAGGGAAGATCTAACAAAGTTAAAGACTCTCACAGTCATGCTAGTGGATGAGAGGAAAGCTATGGCGGAGAAGCTTAAGCAAATGGAGAACAAGGTCCAGAACAGCACCGGCAAACTTCAGGCTGAGCAGGACAAAGTTACATCAGTCACAGAGAAGCTAATTGAGGAGAGTAAGAAAGCACTGAGGTCGAaggctgagctggaggagaaaatgTGCAGTGCGACAAAGGAAAGGGATGACTTGAAGGCCAAGTTGAGGCTCGAGGAGGAAAAAAGCATGGATTTGGATTCAAAGATAAACATGATGAAGAAACGGATGCAATCCATGGAGACCAAAGAAAGGGAATACCTGAGGAACAAAGCTAAAGAGGAGCACATCAAAACACCTATTGCTAACCGCTTCCAACAGGAAGATAACAAAGTTCAGGATTTGACGCAGGAAGTGGAACGCCTCAGACGCAAATTGAAGGACATGAAGGTGGTCGAGGGTGATTCATCAAAAACAGAGGAGTTTGAATCACTGGAGAAAAGACTCACCAACGAACAAGAGAAGGCAAAGGCCTTGATGGAGGAGCTGGAAATATCCAGAAAAGAACTTTCACAGTATCAACTGGCGGAAAAGAAAGAGTGCAACCAAGAGCATGTTCTTTATAGGCGCTTGAAGGACGAGGAGGCAAAGTCCAGTCATCTGAGCAGAGAGGTGGCAGCCTTGAAAGAGAAGATACACGAATACATGGGGACAGAGGAGTCCATTTGTCGCATGAAAACTGACCACTCATCACTGCAAAGAAAACTGACCCAGCAGGAGGTCAGAAACAAAGAACTGGCCAGAGAAATGGAGACGCTCACTCGAGAGCTTGAAAGATATAGGCGATTCAGCAAAAGTCTCCGCCCTGGGATGAACGGAAGACGCTTTTCTGACCTTCATGTTGCCACAAAGGAAGTTCAGACAGAGCCACAAGACCTCATGTCTCCCAACTGCAAAGCAGTGGCACCACTGGAGCGTGCCGTGGTGAACGGCAAACTGTATGACGGGAGCGAACCGGAAGATAATGCAAATTACAGTAACGAGCTTCAGCTATCCAAATGCAGCCCCTCACTTATGAATAACGTGAATAACCTAAACAACAACATGAGAAGAGCACGAGTCCCAttcctgaaaaacaaagacacccCCCATCAGGTGAATGGCAAAGTGCAACCGCGGCAGAATGGCAATCACGTCCAGCCCGGAGATGTCGTTCTGACCCACAGTCCTGGGCAGCCTCTGCACATTAAAGTGACTCCTGACCACGGACACAACAGAGCAACGCTCGAGATCACCAGCCCAACCACAGAAAACACCCAGTCATTCACCAGCACTGCCGTCATACCCACAAGTGGAGGTCCACCCAAACAGAGAATTACCATTATTCAGAATGCTTCCCTATCCCCTACTGCAAAATCCATCTCCCCAACAACAAAATCTAAAGGTTCCCCATTGTCCGATGAGCTGTGTTCACCAGATCGGGCCCTCTCGCCTTTCACTATGGCCACGTACTCCAGAGCAATGACCCCAGACTCTTGTGGCTCCGACACACCAGACAGAGCCATGTCACCGATACAAATCGTGTCTGTCACAACTGGCACCCCTGACCGCTCCCTCTCCACGGAGCCAGTGGAGGTTTTGGGAGGGCACGCCGTCTTCCGCGTGACCCCTGAAAGGCAGAGCAGCTGGCAGGTCCAGAGGTCCAACAGCTCAGGACCAAACGTCATCACCACAGAAGACAACAAAATTCACATTCACCTAGGCAGTCCTTTCATTCAGAGCATCAGCACCCCGACACAAACGCTGAGTCCATGCCACACGCCCGGACTCCAAGAGCAAAGGACTCAGGTGCTTGCAAACTGCAGTACTCCTACTGCCAAAGGCAACAGCAAAATCACAAGTAGCATCATGATTAAACCCACCTCCACCCCAATCCAAAGGCCATCACAAATTACA ATACCTCTAGAAGCATTCCGACGATCAGGACCTACAAGAATCCCCAAACCGAAAAGCTACAGCGCCCAGAAAGGGACAAACGGCACGGCTGCGAATCCAGGACAGCAGAACAAGAGTCATCTCACCACAGGGaaagagcagcacacacacatgccggcagcaaacaacaacaaccccaATCTAGTGAATCGcaaactgtga